A region of Paractinoplanes abujensis DNA encodes the following proteins:
- a CDS encoding MarR family winged helix-turn-helix transcriptional regulator codes for MSTEHSATPDPHDLLGYLLKHVNMQFTALTDAALKHLGIDSKDFGALRVLAGPEPASQLQVAQRLGIDRTTMVAILDTFERQGFVLRRPDPADRRRNIVELTEQGRQTFDAAETAYQEAENMFLAPLDPRAADQLRHTLRDLLK; via the coding sequence ATGTCCACCGAGCACAGCGCCACCCCCGACCCGCACGACCTGCTGGGCTATCTCCTCAAACACGTGAACATGCAGTTCACGGCCCTGACCGACGCCGCGCTGAAGCACCTGGGCATCGACAGCAAGGACTTCGGGGCGCTGCGGGTCCTGGCCGGGCCCGAACCGGCCTCCCAGCTGCAGGTCGCGCAACGACTGGGCATCGACCGCACCACGATGGTGGCGATCCTCGACACCTTCGAGCGCCAAGGCTTCGTCCTGCGGCGTCCGGACCCGGCCGACCGCCGCCGCAACATCGTCGAACTCACCGAGCAGGGCCGGCAGACCTTCGACGCCGCGGAAACGGCTTACCAGGAGGCCGAAAACATGTTCCTCGCGCCGCTCGACCCGCGCGCGGCCGACCAGCTCCGCCACACGCTGCGCGACTTGCTGAAGTAG
- a CDS encoding FAD-dependent oxidoreductase, with the protein MMASSSTAHVSHHARRLVRVDRSLPHQVGQPVRAVIAGGGIAGVTAALLLAERGVAVTLLERDERLGGRLAAWPRRMADGSTQMVGHGFHAFFRQYYNWRHVLRRIDPALSFLRPARRYPVISRSWPEEDFAGLPGTPPWNLAALLARSPSLPLREMREVDGPTSLALVRYSRAETYREYDSMPASEFLDRLAMPERARSLLFDVFAHSFFNPATEMSAAEMIMQFHFYFLRNPEGLDFDAPDDDYQSTIWGPLSERLRALGAEIRTGATVDRVEPGWTVTLTGGEELRADHVVLATDPASTGDIVAASAGLPQDLARRMKTVTTTAPYAVSRFWTDRDVAADRAAFSGVGGEPLLDSVSLFHRVERGAEQWARRTGGAVVELHAYAADPGVEAEAAADQMWSELSGIWREAGWMRTVERDTRIGYDAPSFGVGSDAARPGVITGADGLFLAGDWVRMPFPSALMERSAASAAIATNAILRRYGVRPNQVFSIPPRGLLAPRRR; encoded by the coding sequence ATGATGGCTTCGAGCAGCACCGCCCATGTCAGCCACCATGCCCGGCGTCTTGTGCGCGTCGACCGCTCGCTGCCCCATCAGGTCGGGCAGCCCGTGCGCGCGGTGATCGCCGGGGGTGGGATCGCCGGGGTGACGGCGGCGCTGCTGCTGGCCGAGCGGGGCGTCGCGGTGACCCTGCTCGAACGCGACGAGCGGCTGGGCGGGCGGCTCGCGGCGTGGCCGAGACGCATGGCGGACGGCTCGACCCAGATGGTCGGGCACGGCTTTCACGCCTTCTTCCGGCAGTACTACAACTGGCGTCACGTTCTGCGCCGGATCGACCCGGCGCTGTCGTTCCTGCGCCCGGCCCGGCGTTATCCCGTGATCTCCCGTTCGTGGCCCGAGGAGGATTTCGCCGGGCTGCCCGGCACACCCCCGTGGAACCTGGCCGCGCTGCTGGCCCGCTCGCCCAGCCTGCCGCTGCGCGAGATGCGGGAGGTCGACGGGCCCACCTCGCTGGCGCTGGTGCGGTATTCGCGGGCCGAGACCTACCGCGAGTACGACTCGATGCCGGCGTCGGAGTTCCTCGACCGTCTGGCCATGCCGGAACGGGCCCGGTCGTTGCTGTTCGACGTGTTCGCGCATTCGTTCTTCAATCCCGCGACGGAGATGTCGGCCGCGGAGATGATCATGCAGTTCCACTTCTATTTCCTGCGCAATCCGGAAGGGCTCGACTTCGACGCGCCGGACGACGACTACCAGAGCACGATCTGGGGGCCGCTGAGCGAGCGGCTGCGGGCGCTGGGGGCCGAGATCCGTACGGGAGCGACCGTCGACCGGGTCGAACCGGGCTGGACCGTCACGCTGACCGGCGGGGAAGAACTGCGGGCCGACCACGTCGTGCTGGCCACCGACCCGGCGTCCACGGGTGACATCGTGGCCGCCTCGGCCGGGCTGCCGCAGGACCTGGCGCGCCGGATGAAGACCGTGACCACCACCGCCCCGTACGCGGTCAGCCGGTTCTGGACCGACCGGGACGTAGCCGCCGACCGGGCCGCGTTCAGCGGTGTCGGCGGGGAACCTCTGCTGGACTCGGTGAGCCTGTTCCACCGCGTCGAGCGCGGCGCGGAGCAGTGGGCGCGGCGCACCGGGGGCGCGGTCGTGGAGTTGCACGCGTACGCGGCCGATCCCGGCGTCGAGGCGGAGGCGGCGGCCGATCAGATGTGGTCGGAGCTGTCGGGCATCTGGCGGGAAGCGGGCTGGATGCGAACGGTCGAGCGCGACACCCGGATCGGCTACGACGCGCCGTCGTTCGGGGTGGGCAGCGACGCCGCCCGCCCGGGCGTGATCACCGGCGCCGACGGGCTGTTCCTGGCCGGCGACTGGGTCCGCATGCCGTTCCCGTCGGCGCTGATGGAACGCTCGGCCGCCTCGGCCGCGATCGCCACGAACGCCATTCTGCGCCGCTACGGCGTACGGCCGAATCAGGTCTTCTCCATTCCCCCGCGCGGCCTGCTGGCGCCGCGCCGGCGATGA
- a CDS encoding SMI1/KNR4 family protein, with product MASSGRPRTAEQWRAHLTEYSADFLRVADADQRRELGDERVASGWLGFAGASPAALAAAEQRLGVGLPPGYRAFLQASDGWLEMSPFVWTMRTTADVGWLRDLEPEMIGAGDEDDELMARALLVSADADACFWLLDPGDVNDEGEWAAYVWASWYPGLGDRHDSFADLVAAERESFEELSARDGQAVEPDGAEEPVAEGRRLAAPGDTARQ from the coding sequence GTGGCTTCGAGCGGGCGGCCCCGGACGGCCGAGCAATGGCGGGCCCACCTCACCGAGTACAGCGCGGACTTCCTCCGGGTGGCCGACGCCGATCAGCGTCGCGAGCTCGGGGACGAACGGGTGGCCTCCGGGTGGCTCGGGTTCGCGGGTGCGAGCCCGGCGGCGCTCGCCGCCGCTGAGCAGCGGCTCGGGGTGGGGCTGCCGCCGGGATACCGTGCCTTCCTGCAAGCCTCCGACGGGTGGCTCGAGATGAGCCCGTTCGTGTGGACGATGCGGACGACGGCCGACGTCGGGTGGCTGCGCGACCTCGAACCCGAGATGATCGGCGCGGGCGACGAGGACGACGAGCTGATGGCCCGGGCGCTGCTGGTGTCAGCCGACGCGGACGCCTGTTTTTGGCTGCTCGACCCCGGTGACGTCAACGACGAGGGCGAGTGGGCGGCGTACGTCTGGGCGTCGTGGTACCCGGGTCTGGGCGACCGGCACGACTCGTTCGCCGACCTGGTCGCGGCCGAGCGGGAATCGTTCGAGGAGCTCAGCGCCCGCGACGGCCAGGCGGTCGAGCCGGACGGGGCCGAGGAACCGGTGGCCGAGGGCCGCCGGTTGGCCGCGCCGGGCGACACCGCTCGGCAGTGA
- a CDS encoding NAD-dependent epimerase/dehydratase family protein has translation MILVTGGAGFIGSHTVRALAEAGQESVLLQRRTADVPAHLAGLPVHAVQADVADLDALLGVGKQHPITGIVHLAMSLPGPERGIDAVDVAARTLQGHLNIARAAQAWGVHRIVTASTIGVYNLALTGALTEDMPLPVGYTHAVPTFKKIFELLDGHLSAVTDVSIVNARISAIWGPGGHLPDPFFPTSVLVNAAAQRSEPDLSTFPAPPQAEDALDLLYVRDAGRALALLQLTEHLRHTTYNVASGHATSNAEVVTALRSVEPSFRAELPSAGDRPRTWLDITRLREDTGFEPRYDTAAAAADYVAWLRAGNTR, from the coding sequence ATGATCCTCGTAACCGGAGGGGCGGGCTTCATCGGCTCGCACACTGTGCGCGCCCTCGCCGAAGCCGGCCAGGAGAGCGTCCTGCTGCAACGACGCACGGCCGACGTCCCCGCGCACCTGGCCGGCCTGCCCGTGCACGCCGTGCAGGCCGACGTGGCCGACCTCGACGCCCTGCTCGGGGTGGGCAAACAGCACCCGATCACCGGGATCGTGCACCTCGCCATGTCCCTGCCGGGGCCGGAGCGGGGCATCGACGCCGTCGACGTCGCCGCCCGGACCCTGCAGGGACACCTGAACATCGCCCGCGCGGCGCAGGCGTGGGGCGTGCACCGCATCGTCACCGCGAGCACCATCGGCGTCTACAACCTCGCCCTGACGGGCGCGCTCACCGAGGACATGCCGCTTCCGGTGGGCTACACGCACGCCGTCCCGACGTTCAAGAAGATCTTCGAGCTGCTCGACGGGCATCTGTCCGCCGTCACCGACGTGTCGATCGTCAACGCCCGCATCTCCGCGATCTGGGGACCCGGCGGGCACCTTCCCGACCCCTTCTTCCCCACGTCCGTGCTGGTCAACGCCGCGGCGCAGCGCAGCGAACCGGACCTGTCCACCTTCCCCGCGCCGCCGCAAGCCGAGGACGCCCTTGACCTGCTCTACGTCCGGGACGCCGGTCGCGCCCTGGCCCTGCTGCAGCTCACCGAGCACCTGCGGCACACGACCTACAACGTCGCCTCCGGGCACGCCACCAGCAACGCCGAGGTCGTCACCGCGTTGCGGTCCGTCGAGCCGAGCTTCCGGGCCGAGCTTCCGTCGGCGGGTGACCGCCCGCGGACGTGGCTCGACATCACCCGGCTGCGCGAGGACACCGGTTTCGAGCCCCGCTACGACACCGCCGCCGCGGCGGCTGACTACGTCGCGTGGCTGCGGGCCGGGAACACGCGGTAA
- a CDS encoding DUF6624 domain-containing protein: MVNTALAQELIDMTDEDRRLQPGALGDDLAAQLAHRRVTTRNGDRLIEILDEHGWPTPDLVGPEAARRAWLIAQHADRQLHLQRRALHLMTAGRADPAQVAMLHDRVLVNAGHKQRYGTQIAGIVDGAPVPWPCDDPDHLDERRAEVGLDPYAVHIAKHAPA; encoded by the coding sequence ATGGTGAACACGGCACTGGCTCAGGAACTGATCGACATGACCGACGAGGACCGGCGCCTGCAGCCGGGTGCGCTCGGTGACGACCTCGCGGCCCAGCTGGCCCACCGCCGCGTCACCACCCGCAACGGCGACCGCCTGATCGAGATTCTCGACGAGCACGGCTGGCCCACCCCGGACCTCGTCGGTCCCGAGGCGGCCCGGCGGGCCTGGCTGATCGCGCAGCACGCCGACCGGCAGCTGCACCTGCAACGCCGCGCGCTGCACCTGATGACCGCCGGCCGGGCCGACCCCGCGCAGGTGGCCATGCTGCACGACCGGGTTCTGGTCAACGCGGGCCACAAACAGCGCTACGGCACCCAGATCGCGGGCATCGTCGACGGTGCACCCGTCCCGTGGCCGTGCGACGACCCCGACCACCTGGACGAGCGCCGCGCCGAGGTCGGCCTGGACCCGTACGCGGTCCACATCGCCAAGCACGCCCCGGCCTGA
- a CDS encoding putative bifunctional diguanylate cyclase/phosphodiesterase → MDQALTPGTAAAAPPWRLTRMLAAAIGIDVVAWVWFLIGLARPTPPMAGWGLLVFAVPVAAAASWRAGGAGRTFWRYVSAGMVGLGLASAAAARDYFSGEQPGQMIGGFTAVLYVGSLMLMLLGLLRIPGAQRTRIEWTRFGLDVATMVVTVVVFSWHLVLPRWESWTDGSAAGTASVVVVATAAIIGMLAFVKVSFTGTGLIDRRALYILALTGAVGAVGGALAPLLAERPYLNTGHVLLPTTSLLVCLAADRQLRATRAGRPAPRPLPRRPSVLPYTAVLATGALLLSCVDGRTADLMAVALGSVTVTLLVAARQMVALRDNVRLLDDLDVRQGELAYQAGHDGLTGLANRTVLIDAITAMLAEGRSGLSVALIDLDDFKAINDDLGHTVGDALLVAVGERIAAGLPPGAVLARLGGDEYAVLLPDGCRSTLTATAASLRRPLPAAGHELVVEASIGLAEARPGDTASELLRRADVAMYEAKGQGKGRQVVFDDRMDQRTAEQSRLTAELRNAVGTDQLYLLYQPIVAMPGGELAGVEALARWTHPSRGPVSPAVFIPAAERTGSIVPVGAWILEQACRQAAHWRATMGDAAPRTVSVNVSARQLREDGFAEEVAAILSRTGLPPAALTVEVTETAVFDGGAALEELKNIAGLGVKIALDDFGTGHSSLGLLRTCPADVLKVDKSFVDDVTADGPQTVVAAALISICDGMRLRAVAEGVETAEQAAKLQQLGYRYAQGYYYARPLPAEDIAGYRPATPDVLSFPARAPK, encoded by the coding sequence GTGGACCAAGCGCTGACTCCGGGCACGGCCGCGGCCGCGCCGCCGTGGCGGCTGACCCGCATGCTGGCCGCGGCCATCGGCATCGACGTGGTGGCCTGGGTGTGGTTTCTGATCGGGCTGGCCCGTCCGACGCCGCCGATGGCCGGGTGGGGGCTGCTGGTGTTCGCGGTGCCGGTGGCCGCGGCCGCGTCGTGGCGGGCCGGTGGGGCGGGCCGGACGTTCTGGCGTTACGTGTCGGCCGGCATGGTCGGGCTGGGCCTGGCCTCGGCCGCCGCGGCCCGCGACTATTTCAGCGGTGAGCAGCCCGGCCAGATGATCGGCGGGTTCACCGCGGTGCTGTACGTCGGCAGCTTGATGCTGATGCTGCTGGGACTGTTGCGCATCCCGGGGGCGCAGCGGACCCGCATCGAGTGGACGCGTTTCGGGCTGGATGTGGCGACGATGGTCGTCACCGTCGTGGTCTTCAGCTGGCATCTGGTGCTGCCGCGCTGGGAGAGCTGGACCGACGGCAGTGCCGCGGGCACGGCGTCGGTGGTGGTCGTGGCCACGGCCGCGATCATCGGGATGCTGGCCTTCGTCAAGGTGTCGTTCACCGGCACCGGCTTGATCGACCGCCGGGCCCTCTACATCCTGGCCCTGACCGGTGCGGTGGGGGCCGTCGGCGGGGCTTTGGCGCCGCTGCTGGCCGAACGGCCCTACCTGAACACCGGGCACGTGCTGCTGCCGACGACCAGCCTGCTGGTGTGCCTGGCCGCCGACCGGCAGCTGCGGGCCACGCGGGCCGGACGGCCGGCGCCCCGGCCGCTCCCGCGGCGACCGAGCGTTCTGCCGTACACGGCGGTGCTGGCCACCGGAGCCCTGCTGCTGAGCTGCGTCGACGGCCGTACGGCGGACCTCATGGCGGTCGCTCTGGGCTCGGTCACTGTCACATTGCTGGTCGCGGCGCGGCAGATGGTGGCCCTGCGCGACAACGTCCGGCTGCTCGACGACCTCGACGTCCGCCAGGGCGAGCTGGCCTACCAGGCCGGGCACGACGGCCTCACCGGCCTGGCCAACCGTACGGTCCTGATCGACGCGATCACCGCCATGCTGGCCGAGGGGCGCTCCGGGCTGAGCGTCGCCCTGATCGACCTGGACGACTTCAAAGCCATCAACGACGACCTCGGCCATACGGTCGGCGATGCTCTGCTGGTGGCCGTGGGCGAACGGATAGCCGCCGGGCTGCCGCCCGGCGCGGTGCTGGCCCGGCTGGGCGGTGACGAGTACGCGGTGCTCCTGCCGGACGGCTGCCGGTCGACTCTCACCGCCACGGCGGCGAGTCTGCGCCGCCCGTTGCCCGCCGCCGGGCACGAACTGGTCGTCGAGGCCAGCATCGGGCTGGCCGAGGCCCGCCCCGGCGACACCGCCAGCGAACTGCTCCGGCGGGCCGACGTCGCCATGTACGAGGCGAAAGGGCAGGGCAAGGGCCGGCAGGTGGTCTTCGACGACCGGATGGACCAGCGCACCGCGGAACAGTCCCGGCTCACGGCCGAGCTGCGCAACGCGGTCGGGACCGACCAGTTGTACCTGCTCTACCAGCCGATCGTCGCGATGCCCGGCGGTGAACTGGCCGGGGTGGAGGCCCTGGCCCGCTGGACCCACCCGAGCCGCGGACCGGTCAGCCCGGCGGTCTTCATCCCGGCCGCGGAACGCACCGGATCCATCGTGCCGGTCGGCGCCTGGATCCTCGAACAGGCCTGCCGCCAGGCCGCCCACTGGCGGGCGACGATGGGCGACGCGGCTCCGCGCACCGTCAGCGTGAACGTCTCCGCCCGGCAGCTGCGCGAGGACGGCTTCGCCGAGGAGGTCGCGGCGATCCTGAGCCGTACGGGACTGCCTCCGGCGGCGCTCACGGTGGAGGTCACCGAGACGGCCGTGTTCGACGGGGGAGCGGCGCTGGAGGAGCTGAAGAACATCGCCGGGCTGGGCGTCAAGATCGCACTCGACGACTTCGGCACCGGCCACTCGTCCTTGGGCCTGCTGCGCACCTGCCCCGCCGACGTCCTGAAGGTCGACAAGTCGTTCGTCGACGACGTCACCGCCGACGGTCCGCAAACGGTCGTGGCGGCCGCCCTCATCAGCATCTGTGACGGCATGCGGCTGCGCGCGGTGGCCGAAGGGGTGGAGACCGCGGAGCAGGCCGCCAAGCTGCAGCAGCTCGGCTACCGCTACGCGCAGGGCTACTACTACGCCCGTCCCCTGCCGGCCGAGGACATCGCCGGCTACCGGCCCGCGACCCCGGACGTGCTCAGTTTTCCCGCGCGGGCACCGAAGTGA
- a CDS encoding SanA/YdcF family protein, producing the protein MRSRLITWVRPRRLVLVAAVLVLLVSAPWMWTTTAALGHVHDAAEAPAADVVIVLGTTVGAGGQPEARLAGRLQTAAELVAAGRARTVLVSGDGGGDSGDEPAAMTAYLTGPLGVDAARVVADPYGLDTYDSCIRARDVFGVRRALVVTQAYHLSRAVTVCRSLGLDADGVKARCDGCGRALLAEKAVRDYFASGKAAWDVVRQRPPAVS; encoded by the coding sequence GTGAGGTCGAGGTTGATCACGTGGGTGCGCCCGCGCCGGCTGGTGCTCGTCGCTGCGGTGCTGGTGCTGCTGGTCAGCGCGCCGTGGATGTGGACGACGACGGCGGCGCTGGGGCACGTCCACGACGCGGCCGAGGCGCCGGCCGCCGACGTGGTGATCGTGCTGGGGACGACGGTCGGTGCCGGCGGGCAACCGGAGGCGCGGCTGGCCGGGCGGTTGCAGACGGCGGCCGAGCTGGTTGCGGCGGGCCGGGCGCGGACGGTGCTGGTCTCCGGGGACGGCGGGGGCGACTCCGGTGACGAACCGGCCGCGATGACCGCGTATCTGACCGGGCCGCTCGGCGTGGACGCGGCCCGCGTGGTGGCCGACCCGTACGGGCTGGACACCTACGACTCGTGCATCCGGGCCCGCGACGTGTTCGGGGTCCGGCGCGCACTCGTCGTCACCCAGGCGTATCACCTGTCGCGCGCGGTGACGGTCTGCCGCAGCCTGGGCCTCGACGCGGACGGGGTGAAGGCCCGCTGCGACGGCTGCGGGCGGGCGTTGCTGGCCGAGAAAGCCGTACGGGACTACTTCGCCAGCGGCAAGGCCGCTTGGGACGTAGTGCGGCAGCGGCCACCCGCTGTCTCCTGA
- a CDS encoding GGDEF domain-containing protein: MAASVCSIAVFLLLIVRILGLVRTVQDQADQLESIAYLDGLTGIPNRRAWDAELERRLTVAQRHGATLVVGLIDLDHFKHYNDLLGHPAGDELLRNAGLAWQQQLRAGDLIARYGGEEFGLIMHCRLKDAAIIMDRLHEATPGGQTFSAGLAQWTGGESAQQLTARADAALYAAKRDGRNRFSVAGHPSYTDLQADFVSGVSPR; encoded by the coding sequence ATGGCCGCTTCCGTCTGCTCCATCGCGGTCTTCCTGCTGCTGATCGTGCGCATCCTCGGCCTGGTGCGCACCGTGCAGGATCAGGCCGACCAGCTCGAATCCATCGCCTACCTGGACGGGCTGACCGGCATCCCCAACCGCCGGGCCTGGGACGCCGAACTGGAACGCCGGCTCACCGTCGCCCAGCGCCACGGCGCCACCCTCGTCGTCGGGCTGATCGACCTCGACCACTTCAAGCACTACAACGACCTGCTCGGCCACCCCGCCGGCGACGAACTGCTGCGCAACGCGGGCCTGGCCTGGCAGCAGCAACTCCGGGCGGGCGACCTGATCGCTCGCTACGGCGGTGAGGAATTCGGCCTCATCATGCACTGCCGCCTCAAGGACGCGGCGATCATCATGGACCGCCTGCACGAGGCCACCCCGGGCGGCCAGACGTTCTCGGCGGGGCTGGCCCAGTGGACCGGCGGTGAATCGGCCCAGCAACTGACCGCCCGCGCCGACGCGGCCCTGTACGCGGCCAAACGCGACGGCCGCAACCGCTTCTCCGTGGCCGGCCATCCCTCGTACACCGACTTGCAGGCCGACTTCGTGAGCGGTGTTTCCCCGCGTTAG